TGAGGATGCGGATATCATCGCTTCTTTTGCCAGAGAGCAGGGCATGGCGCTGCGCGGTCACACGCTGGTCTGGCACAACCAGACTCCGGATTGGCTGTTCGAGAATGAAACTGGGGGACAGGTGGAGCGAAGTGTATTGCTGGAGCGATTGAAGGCTCACATTCAAACCGTCGTTGGCAGATATAAGGACGTTATCTATGCTTGGGATGTTGTAAACGAGGTTATATCCGATGATGCGGATGACGAAAACGCATTCCTGCGCCCATCCAAATGGCTGGATATCGCCGGAGAGGATTTTATTGCCAAAGCGTTCGAATTCGCCCATGAAGCAGATCCGCAGGCGCTGTTATTCTATAACGATTATAACGAATCTGATCCGCATAAGCGGGAACGCATCTATCGGCTTGTTCGTTCATTACTCGATCAAGGCGTGCCGATTCATGGCGTTGGTCTGCAGGCACACTGGAATCTGTATGATCCGTCCCTGGAAGATATACGCGCCGCGATTGAGCGGTATGCGCAGCTTGGCCTGCAGCTTCAACTCACCGAACTGGATGTGTCGGTATTTCGCTTTGAAGACAGGCGTACAGATCTCGTTCAGCCATCGCAAGAAATGCTGGAATTGCAAGCTGAGCGATACGAATCTATCTTCCGCCTTCTCCACGAATATAAGGAACATATTAGCGCTGTGACCTTCTGGGGGGCTGCCGATGATTACACCTGGCTCGATAATTTCCCTGTCCGAGGGCGTAAAAACTGGCCATTCCTGTTCGATGAGCTGCATCGTCCGAAGGAAGCCTATCAGCGCGTTGCGCGAATCGCTGTACCCAAGTGAGGTGAACGGATTAATATCGTTTAACCCCTAGCAGTCTCGAAGAACTGTCCGAGGCTGCATATCTTTTGGAAGGAGCTATTTGTATGAGCGAATTGCCTAAACCGCATCAACCTTTAGTTACGCATATATTCACTGCTGATCCTTCAGCGCATGTGTTCGAGGATCGCATTTATATTTATCCATCCCATGATCTGGATCACGACGGTCCGGTGAATGACAACGGAGATCAGTACAAGATGGAGGATTATCATGTGCTGTCTATGGCGGATATAGATTCACCCGTGACGGATCATGGCGAAGCGCTGCATGTGAAGGATGTCCCTTGGGCGTCCAGTCAGATGTGGGCCCCGGATGCTGCGTATAGAAAAGGCACCTATTATTTGTTTTTCCCGGCTCGGGATCATGATGGCATTTTCTGCTCCGGCGATCGGACCAAGAGTTGCGAAGCTGAGTGAAGATATGCTCTCAATGGCGTCGGAGGCGTTGGAGATATCCATCGTGGATCAGGAAGGGCAGCCGCTGACCGCTGGGGACGAGGATCGCAGATATTTTGAAGGACCATGGATGCACAAGTATAACGGGAAATATTATCTGTCTTACTCCACAGGAACGACGCACAAGCTGGTGTACGCCATCGGTGACAATCCCATGGGGCCGTTTACATTCCAAGGCACGATTTTGCCTCCGGTCATGGGCTGGACAACGCATCATTCGATTGTACAATTCCGGGAGAAGTGGTATTTGTTTTATCACGACTGCTCCCTTTCCGGCGGCATCGATTACAAGCGCTGCGTAAAATTTGCCGAGTTGACGTACAACCCGGATGGCACCATTCGCATGATTGAACCATACCCAGAGAAGTGAAATGGGACCCCGTGTCCTTTCACTTAACCGTAGATCCGTGCTGAAACAGCAGTGATATTGTATCGTACCTTACAGTTATAATTGGGAAAGATTCCATAAAGCAATTAAATTAACTAAAACTCCGTGCCAAAGCACGGAGTTTTAGTTTTATTATGAAAGTAGGTTGAATCAGATTAACCTGGTTGCTGCGAACCATTAAACCACACGGATTTGATCGACAAGGTATCCGAGATATCAGTGGTTGGATCACCTTCTACGAGAATAAGATCAGCACGCGCACCTTCGGTAATACGGCCGCGATCGTGAAGACCAAAGCAACGGGCCGGTTTCGAAGTGGCCGACTGAAGAGCTTCGATCGGAGTGAACCCAGCCTTGACCAGCAGCTGCATTTCATGGTGGACACTTGCCCCATGAGCAAGGCCGCCAAGGTTTGGAACGGGAACTGGCGCGACATCCGTCCCTACCAGAATATCAACACCGGCTCGGTGAAGGTCCATCACATTCTGAAAGCTGTTCTCCATATTGCCCTGAGGGAACGTATTGAAGCTTGAGTTCAAAATATCGATCCAGTCTGGGCTTAATTTGGAATGAACACGGGGATCATTGGCCAAGTCGGATGCCGGATTTCCGATAATCGATGAATTCAACACCAAGCACGGTGTAACAAAAGCGCCTGAACCAGCTATGGATTTCACTAACTCGGAGGTGTACTCCGGTCTGTCGATAAACAAGTGGCCCAAACCGTCGACCCCAAAATCAATGGCTTGTTGCGATGAAAGGGCCGTCAAGACGTGGGCGATGACCAGCTTCTCGAACTTGTGGGCTTCGGTCACGGCTGTTTTTAGAATCTCATCGCTTAATACAGGCAGGCCAGGTGCACCCATGACTGTTCCTTCTTCAATCATGATCTTAATATAGTCGGCCCCATTCTCTACTTGGGTATGGACATGTTTAATCGCTTCTTCGACTGTTGTCACTTGCGGTATTTCATCGTGATCGTGAGCGTATGCAGCTAACATTGCTTCGCGATCTTCTTCCGATAACTTCTCTAGTTCCTTTAATACAAATTCAGGTATTTCATCTCCATCCGGAAGTAATTCATCCGGATGTCCGCCCGGAGCGGTGATCGCTGTGCCAGCAGAACGGACATCTGCGATGTCATTCACGTTTTTCAATTGAATTTCGCGCCCTCGTTTAGTAAAATCACCGTTCATTTCGAGTTCAGTGGTAACGCCGAATTTTAGAGCATCTCGTAAACCGCCGATGGAAGTGTGGACATGCGCATCAATCAGACCAGGCATTAAAGTCGCATTTTCTCCATCGATAATCGTTGCATCATCCGGAAGGTCTCCACCGACTGAAACGATAGACTCCCCTTTAATGACGACATGTCTGGGCGCAATGATTTGCTCTCCATCAAAGATACGTACATTTGTAATCGCCGTAACTTGTTCTAACGCAGCATTTTGAGTTACCTTCTCCATTTGAAATCCTCCCAAGTGTTTGTTTGTGAACAATTCGAATCATAACTGTTAGCTTTCTAACTGTCAACAAGCTAATGTTTTTTTGACAAGCCAATAGGATCGCTGTATAGTTTATTTACTTACAATTAGATTCCTAACAATCACTGGGGGGACGATTATGAAATCCCGAAAGGAAACACCTTATCTGGATTTATTTCAGATTATCGGTCTTAAGTTAAAGAAAAGAGCGGACGAGAGTATAAAAGAGCTGGGCTTAAACGCTCAACAAGGGAAAGTAATCGATTATATTTACGAAAACCAAAATAGTCATATTATTCAAATGGATCTCGCAGATCGGTTTCATCTAAGTCGGCCCAGCATTACAAGTATGCTTCAAGCTCTAGAGCAAAAAGGGTTAATCGAGCGTAAAATCCCTGCCAATAATGAACGACAAAAAAACATATACGTACTGCCAAAAGCGGTTGAA
Above is a window of Paenibacillus sp. E222 DNA encoding:
- a CDS encoding MarR family winged helix-turn-helix transcriptional regulator — its product is MKSRKETPYLDLFQIIGLKLKKRADESIKELGLNAQQGKVIDYIYENQNSHIIQMDLADRFHLSRPSITSMLQALEQKGLIERKIPANNERQKNIYVLPKAVELIEDFQDSFQKVEEEIVQVLTDEERQVLKKLLIKINETI
- a CDS encoding amidohydrolase family protein — encoded protein: MEKVTQNAALEQVTAITNVRIFDGEQIIAPRHVVIKGESIVSVGGDLPDDATIIDGENATLMPGLIDAHVHTSIGGLRDALKFGVTTELEMNGDFTKRGREIQLKNVNDIADVRSAGTAITAPGGHPDELLPDGDEIPEFVLKELEKLSEEDREAMLAAYAHDHDEIPQVTTVEEAIKHVHTQVENGADYIKIMIEEGTVMGAPGLPVLSDEILKTAVTEAHKFEKLVIAHVLTALSSQQAIDFGVDGLGHLFIDRPEYTSELVKSIAGSGAFVTPCLVLNSSIIGNPASDLANDPRVHSKLSPDWIDILNSSFNTFPQGNMENSFQNVMDLHRAGVDILVGTDVAPVPVPNLGGLAHGASVHHEMQLLVKAGFTPIEALQSATSKPARCFGLHDRGRITEGARADLILVEGDPTTDISDTLSIKSVWFNGSQQPG
- a CDS encoding endo-1,4-beta-xylanase — its product is MSSFREEAPLKELYKDAFHIGAAVNPKTIESQRSLLAYHFNSLTAENEMKFSSVHPQQERYTFEDADIIASFAREQGMALRGHTLVWHNQTPDWLFENETGGQVERSVLLERLKAHIQTVVGRYKDVIYAWDVVNEVISDDADDENAFLRPSKWLDIAGEDFIAKAFEFAHEADPQALLFYNDYNESDPHKRERIYRLVRSLLDQGVPIHGVGLQAHWNLYDPSLEDIRAAIERYAQLGLQLQLTELDVSVFRFEDRRTDLVQPSQEMLELQAERYESIFRLLHEYKEHISAVTFWGAADDYTWLDNFPVRGRKNWPFLFDELHRPKEAYQRVARIAVPK